One stretch of Desulfovibrio sp. UCD-KL4C DNA includes these proteins:
- a CDS encoding TIR domain-containing protein encodes MSKRVFFSFHYQDVIDFRANVVRNHWLTKPNRDSAGFFDASVWEKAKKESKIALKRLINGAIKGTSTSCVLIGDQTYARNWVRYEIFHSIYSGNALFGVHINNIKDKHQRVKNLGPNPFNNLGLYSSEDGKKVSPVFLEKNKWHYFSDYPGYSLNTPWVNHKGKVRSLTEIGHKVYNWTSDDGFNNFASWVG; translated from the coding sequence ATGTCTAAACGTGTTTTTTTCAGCTTTCACTATCAAGATGTAATAGACTTTAGAGCTAATGTTGTACGAAACCATTGGTTAACTAAGCCAAACAGAGACTCAGCAGGTTTTTTCGATGCATCGGTTTGGGAAAAAGCAAAAAAAGAAAGTAAGATTGCCCTAAAAAGACTCATAAATGGTGCAATTAAGGGAACCTCTACAAGCTGTGTTCTTATTGGAGACCAGACCTACGCGCGAAACTGGGTTCGTTATGAAATATTTCATAGCATATATTCAGGTAACGCCCTGTTTGGCGTTCATATTAACAATATCAAAGACAAACACCAAAGAGTTAAAAATTTAGGGCCAAATCCATTCAACAATTTAGGGTTATATAGCTCTGAAGATGGGAAAAAAGTTAGTCCTGTTTTTTTAGAAAAAAATAAATGGCATTATTTTTCAGACTATCCAGGATATTCATTAAACACCCCATGGGTAAACCATAAAGGCAAAGTTCGTTCTCTTACTGAAATAGGCCACAAAGTTTACAATTGGACGAGTGACGACGGGTTTAATAATTTTGCATCATGGGTTGGATAA